A section of the Oreochromis niloticus isolate F11D_XX linkage group LG9, O_niloticus_UMD_NMBU, whole genome shotgun sequence genome encodes:
- the LOC100711537 gene encoding xin actin-binding repeat-containing protein 1 isoform X1: protein MEWKSNIRRTQSLKSLSSCDKPIWTDAGLRDKTTSVSQLVARYQTSVKGSKSIQGPSVDNDDRKPNQVLKEITPSRLESRVADLESLMRRNSEKEKSRAKTNLTRSKSMSSLKGSTGSIEALRALFESKASLKNNRQSSLRAADFTSNYTADVSKMNGDVEDVQITAEAQETETWPDKTDVKDDRVTRKEVNQTRIERRRTIGGIDFEKIATSQADEKRRSAADFRDSSFIQAKEKLSVSVKAISALYLSKVGTKESANSPVKLEREASREFGKRVNQIKMSEDSSVQERKEDLPLPPSARHQPELEEICRTNSPQPIPPQLSKEMLYQQRQKCELRRLLKHTHPELKMLDDVVDEELAEVLSSERMTADETGYEGEVLSKRLIFENCGSSNKVSHYTPKIHMAGGSEKQCDFSKTLAVLEETKETPRAESAKEAMEAVKSLGISPDTDRECEDLTVRIDVQATRRIFESQSVNMSGPNLGKTFQGKVSINGDETKEVQKQKKLFEMACSESIQRTNKSTSNDLEIEPREQPCPHVSQRTEHDFSCNDEFSTEEALFEEESISLSDLEKNDEIIKTRAALFQNNPFISANIQREPSVVHTSKTQIISGSGASEDNTTTNVKNRTHLFESMPFDKIRHQNEDEIETMVENIKETLNFLYQIRVIQSVGSIIEVNETMIAKKAKFTLSESGPEIKHDEVAEGGAQNFILQLLPRVNLKAQVTYLKEDSKGGIETMAVTAPVQQHQFNANKDTEFRTASVVQLVEDILNQDNSLRKGVVIQEDDNNCAKVIVYSLYKYHNEKDVKSFVPPKCAECDQSELERGDMSKTGHKEITKVATKSVKGDLLELSQEQTCPGSITPEGKVKGSVKLFKSCIEKGDFEYLKSLQAEEAVQELPESQTMAGQEVLHEKESDQVEETTEWVPVDVKRLKSLFSGDPSQHQPKKKIHKNIYAGQNVSTECSSGVLSHVQENNASSECTDEAQEQARYPKVATQESYENFERQDHELGAHEAQLVEVVDGNEEICNLNTAIQSLQQATSEAKSLYQSSQEKQKAITQESSEELFPSVTADTVKRSRVEEEFSQENFTSARKTDYQHKNIKTSHKDATPEETHAPESCSNKGQEGAGGAQKQPLETPMVTTQSLETSPAQQEDEEVVFHGKIKAALESLERSNVNVTRGDFKAAMIYRNSSKPHREKAQHVDVVSIQRTSTEELFTVTETEASQISVKQEATGANPEPPHQNKTQSNPATRRVLEKSKKPTGPKPAIPPKPEHLKEKQSNNESTQNNTGQSKEMVPTLILSENNSEQDLTKFKSGTCITSDSVQGHQTNQPLGEAMWISQETKVRHGIQGDKKETDNIDKNIIVGQQQMNVKAEEKRTQDLAAKSDTSETDESHIDFHEAFEKFGGKKTKTAPVKPKRLKFPQPDNKNLKPVAGNKEMSVLAHVDPDVVEITSNQSCDTCGETADSQDKHEKEIKKQESKVEMREKKGRTETEDECRQRLSVHMDEIVRGNIPAAMEIFDNLRKQQELQSFLSRVEEIEKDTSEVDVRSLRRVFENVPDWVVGSDKKKQNKVRADNKDERLPVSRENAESKSSMAHVFGDLERASVEITTLKEQTLARILDVEEAIKKALYSVSTLKSDSDIAGLSRLFKESFGGVQGSPSSGGVNKISIGSSRTKSLKSATMQGNTTNSAGQDMSTDEASISAPSSPAFITIQSAARKTDKTDLAPPEALICPTCQQSQKLEETFRTTKTLICNNPAQNRNDPGKAEQSTSTPLSPRQLSVLEVQTDCDGNSITGTKTVTDKHEKTKRSGTKFYSSKTSTVVNSQPETVTSSTRQVVVSPSTIQVTTDPEVKLPVNQTDNLVPK from the exons AGGCGTACCCAATCGCTGAAGAGCCTCAGCTCATGTGACAAGCCAATCTGGACGGATGCGGGGCTGCGGGACAAGACGACGTCAGTGTCCCAGTTAGTggccag ATATCAAACTTCAGTAAAAGGGAGCAAATCCATTCAAGGACCCTCAGTAGATAATGATGACAGAAAGCCAAACCAGGTGCTAAAAGAG ATAACGCCATCTCGACTGGAAAGTAGAGTGGCTGATCTGGAGTCTCTGATGAGGAGAAACAGCGAGAAGGAAAAGTCTCGAGCCAAAACCAATTTGACCCGCAGCAAATCAATGAGCAGCCTTAAAGGCAGCACAGGGTCCATAGAGGCCTTGAGAGCTCTGTTTGAGTCAAAGGCCTCTCTTAAAAACAATAGACAGAGCAGCCTTAGAGCTGCAGACTTCACATCAAATTACACGGCAGATGTGTCAAAGATGAACGGAGATGTTGAGGATGTACAGATCACTGCGGAGGCACAGGAAACGGAAACGTGGCCTGATAAAACTGATGTGAAGGATGATCGTGTAACTCgaaag GAAGTAAATCAGACCCGGATAGAGAGGAGAAGAACAATAGGGGGTATTGATTTTGAAAAAATTGCAACATCTCAAGCTG ATGAAAAGAGGAGGTCAGCTGCAGACTTCAGAGACAGCTCTTTCATCCAAGCCAAGGAGAAACTTTCTGTCTCGGTGAAAGCAATATCAGCTCTCTATCTGTCCAAAGTGGGAACCAAGGAATCAGCAAACAGTCCTGTAAAATTG GAACGAGAAGCGTCACGTGAGTTTGGGAAAAGAGTAAACCAAATCAAG ATGTCAGAAGACTCAAGTGTCCAAGAAAGGAAAGAGGACTTACCATTACCTCCTTCAGCCAGACATCAACCAGAACTAGAAGAAATCTGTAGGACTAATTCTCCTCAACCTATTCCGCCCCAGCTTTCCAAAGAAATGTTATACCAACAGAGGCAGAAATGTGAGCTGAGGCGTCTCCTGAAGCACACCCATCCAGAGCTGAAGATGCTGGATGATGTTGTGGATGAAGAGCTTGCTGAAGTTTTGAGCTCAGAGAGGATGACAGCTGACGAAACTGGATACGAAGGAGAGGTCCTTTCGAAACGCTTGATATTTGAGAACTGTGGCTCGAGTAACAAAGTGTCTCACTACACCCCCAAGATTCACATGGCAGGGGGAAGTGAGAAACAATGTGATTTTAGTAAAACGCTGGCTGTTTTGGAGGAAACAAAAGAAACGCCTCGTGCAGAAAGTGCTAAAGAGGCTATGGAAGCTGTAAAATCTCTTGGTATTAGTCCAGACACTGACAGAGAGTGTGAGGATTTGACGGTCAGAATAGACGTTCAGGCTACCAGAAGAATATTTGAGAGTCAGTCTGTGAACATGTCTGGGCCGAATCTGGGTAAAACGTTCCAGGGAAAGGTTTCTATTAATGGGGATGAGACAAAGgaagtccaaaaacaaaaaaagctattTGAAATGGCTTGCAGTGAGAGTAtacaaagaacaaacaaaagcacaagcaaTGATTTAGAAATAGAGCCCCGTGAACAGCCATGTCCTCATGTCAGTCAAAGAACTGAACATGACTTCTCATGTAACGATGAGTTTTCCACTGAGGAAGCACTCTTTGAAGAGGAGTCTATAAGCTTATCCGATTtggaaaaaaatgatgaaattaTTAAAACAAGGGCAGCTCTTTTTCAAAACAACCCCTTTATCTCCGCCAACATACAGAGAGAGCCCTCCGTTGTGCATACATCAAAAACTCAAATCATAAGCGGTAGTGGTGCAAGTGAGGACAACACGACCACCAATGTTAAAAACAGAACCCATCTTTTTGAATCAATGCCATTTGACAAAATCAGACATCAGAACGAGGATGAAATTGAGACAATGGTGGAGAACATCAAGGAAACGCTGAATTTCCTGTACCAGATTAGAGTCATCCAATCGGTTGGCTCTATCATTGAGGTCAATGAGACAATGATTGCTAAAAAAGCTAAGTTTACACTATCAGAGAGTGGGCCTGAGATAAAACATGACGAGGTGGCTGAAGGCGGTGCGCAAAACTTCATACTCCAGTTGCTACCACGGGTAAACCTAAAAGCTCAGGTCACTTACCTAAAGGAGGACAGCAAAGGGGGTATCGAGACCATGGCGGTGACGGCGCCTGTTCAACAGCATCAGTTCAATGCGAACAAGGACACGGAGTTCAGAACTGCCAGTGTGGTTCAGCTTGTTGAGGATATTCTCAATCAAGATAACTCTTTGAGAAAAGGAGTGGTAATCCAAGAGGATGACAACAACTGTGCCAAAGTCATTGTTTACTCCCTCTACAAATACCATAATGAGAAGGATGTGAAGAGCTTCGTCCCTCCAAAATGTGCTGAATGTGATCAATCAGAGCTGGAAAGGGGTGACATGAGTAAAACAGGCcataaagaaataacaaaagtTGCTACTAAGTCAGTCAAAGGTGATCTACTTGAACTCTCTCAAGAACAAACATGCCCAGGATCAATAACACCTGAAGGGAAAGTAAAGGGGAGTGTAAAACTATTCAAAAGCTGCATTGAAAAGGGAGATTTTGAGTATTTAAAAAGTCTTCAGGCTGAGGAAGCAGTTCAAGAACTCCCTGAAAGCCAAACTATGGCTGGACAGGAAGTTCTTCATGAAAAGGAAAGTGATCAAGTGGAGGAAACTACTGAGTGGGTACCCGTGGATGTAAAGAGACTTAAAAGCCTGTTCTCTGGAGACCCGAGTCAACACCAACCAAAGAAAAAGATCCACAAAAATATATACGCAGGTCAAAATGTTTCTACAGAATGCAGTTCTGGGGTATTATCTCATGTGCAGGAAAATAATGCAAGCAGTGAATGTACTGATGAAGCACAAGAGCAAGCACGTTATCCCAAAGTTGCGACGCAGGAGTCCTATGAAAATTTTGAGAGACAAGATCACGAGCTTGGTGCCCACGAAGCTCAATTAGTCGAGGTGGTAGATGGGAACGAAGAGATCTGTAACCTCAATACTGCAATCCAAAGTCTCCAACAGGCCACAAGTGAGGCCAAGTCACTGTATCAGTcatcacaagaaaaacaaaaagctatTACTCAGGAATCATCTGAGGAACTCTTTCCCTCGGTTACAGCAGATACTGTGAAACGCTCAAGAGTAGAAGAAGAATTTTCTCAAGAAAACTTCACCTCAGCACGTAAAACAGATTACCAGCACAAAAATATTAAGACAAGCCACAAAGATGCTACTCCTGAGGAAACACACGCTCCTGAATCGTGCAGCAACAAAGGTCAGGAAGGTGCAGGGGGGGCGCAGAAACAACCTTTAGAAACTCCTATGGTCACTACACAAAGTTTGGAAACAAGTCCTGCACAACAGGAGGATGAGGAAGTTGTTTTTCACGGTAAAATTAAAGCAGCTTTGGAATCCTTAGAAAGATCTAACGTTAATGTCACAAGAGGAGATTTTAAAGCAGCTATGATATACAGAAACTCTTCAAAGCCTCACAGAGAAAAAGCACAACACGTGGATGTGGTGTCTATTCAAAGGACCAGTACTGAGGAGCTTTTCACTGTGACTGAAACTGAAGCAAGTCAAATATCAGTGAAACAAGAGGCAACTGGAGCAAATCCAGAGCCTCCacaccaaaacaaaacccagaGTAACCCAGCAACGAGACGTGTTttagagaaaagcaaaaagccTACTGGTCCAAAACCAGCCATTCCACCTAAACCAGAACATCTGAAGGAGAAACAAAGCAATAACGAGTCAACCCAAAATAATACTGGGCAATCTAAAGAAATGGTTCCAACACTGATTTTATCTGAGAATAATTCTGAGCAAGACCTGACTAAATTTAAAAGTGGCACATGCATAACATCTGATTCAGTTCAAGGTCATCAAACAAATCAGCCTTTGGGTGAGGCTATGTGGATATCTCAGGAAACTAAAGTCAGACATGGAATCCAAGGTGATAAGAAAGAAACTGATAACATAGATAAGAATATTATTGTTGGACAACAGCAGATGAATGTCAAGGCGGAGGAGAAAAGAACCCAGGATTTAGCAGCCAAAAGTGATACGAGTGAAACAGATGAAAGTCACATAGATTTCCATGAAGCATTTGAGAAATTTGGAGGTAAAAAGACAAAGACTGCCCCTGTAAAGCCCAAAAGACTGAAATTCCCCCAACCAGACAACAAAAACCTAAAACCAGTGGCTGGAAATAAAGAAATGTCTGTTCTTGCACATGTGGATCCAGATGTGGTAGAAATTACAAGCAATCAATCATGTGACACCTGTGGAGAAACCGCTGACAGCCAAGACAAGCATGAGAAAGAGATCAAGAAGCAAGAAAGCAAAGTCGAGATGAGGGAAAAGAAAGGGCGAACTGAGACTGAGGACGAGTGCCGACAGCGACTGTCAGTTCACATGGATGAGATCGTGAGAGGGAACATACCAGCAGCAATGGAAATATTTGACAACTTACGAAAACAGCAGGAACTGCAGAGCTTTCTGAGCCGAGTTGAAGAAATTGAAAAAGACACAAGTGAGGTTGATGTAAGGTCTCTGAGGAGAGTATTTGAGAACGTCCCCGATTGGGTTGTCGGCtctgacaaaaagaaacaaaacaaggtCAGAGCTGACAACAAAGACGAAAGGTTGCCAGTATCAAGAGAAAACGCTGAAAGCAAGTCATCGATGGCACACGTTTTTGGAGATCTTGAGCGAGCGAGTGTGGAAATCACGACTCTTAAAGAGCAGACTTTAGCCAGAATCCTCGATGTAGAGGAAGCCATAAAGAAGGCACTTTATTCCGTCTCTACACTGAAATCTGACTCAGATATTGCTGGTTTATCACGTCTGTTCAAAGAATCTTTTGGGGGTGTACAAGGATCCCCATCCTCTGGCGGTGTTAATAAAATTAGCATTGGGTCAAGCAGAACAAAGTCACTGAAAAGTGCTACCATGCAGGGAAACACAACTAATTCAGCTGGGCAAGATATGAGCACTGATGAAGCCTCCATCAGTGCTCCATCTTCACCTGCGTTTATCACTATCCAATCAGCAGCTAGAAAGACAGATAAAACTGACCTGGCACCACCAGAAGCTTTGATCTGCCCGACATGCCAGCAGAGCCAAAAGCTGGAGGAGACTTTTCGGACGACAAAGACACTGATCTGCAACAACCCTGCTCAAAACAGAAATGACCCAGGAAAAGCAGAACAATCCACCTCCACCCCACTCAGTCCTCGACAGCTCAGCGTGCTCGAGGTTCAGACAGACTGTGATGGGAACAGTATCACAGGAACAAAAACAGTCACCGACAAACATGAGAAGACCAAACGATCTGGGACAAAGTTTTACTCTTCCAAGACTTCCACTGTGGTCAACTCTCAGCCAGAAACAGTGACATCATCCACAAGGCAGGTCGTAGTCAGTCCATCTACAATTCAGGTCACCACAGACCCAGAAGTGAAGCTGCCAGTCAATCAGACTGATAACTTGGTGCCCAAATAG
- the LOC100711537 gene encoding xin actin-binding repeat-containing protein 1 isoform X2, whose amino-acid sequence MSEDSSVQERKEDLPLPPSARHQPELEEICRTNSPQPIPPQLSKEMLYQQRQKCELRRLLKHTHPELKMLDDVVDEELAEVLSSERMTADETGYEGEVLSKRLIFENCGSSNKVSHYTPKIHMAGGSEKQCDFSKTLAVLEETKETPRAESAKEAMEAVKSLGISPDTDRECEDLTVRIDVQATRRIFESQSVNMSGPNLGKTFQGKVSINGDETKEVQKQKKLFEMACSESIQRTNKSTSNDLEIEPREQPCPHVSQRTEHDFSCNDEFSTEEALFEEESISLSDLEKNDEIIKTRAALFQNNPFISANIQREPSVVHTSKTQIISGSGASEDNTTTNVKNRTHLFESMPFDKIRHQNEDEIETMVENIKETLNFLYQIRVIQSVGSIIEVNETMIAKKAKFTLSESGPEIKHDEVAEGGAQNFILQLLPRVNLKAQVTYLKEDSKGGIETMAVTAPVQQHQFNANKDTEFRTASVVQLVEDILNQDNSLRKGVVIQEDDNNCAKVIVYSLYKYHNEKDVKSFVPPKCAECDQSELERGDMSKTGHKEITKVATKSVKGDLLELSQEQTCPGSITPEGKVKGSVKLFKSCIEKGDFEYLKSLQAEEAVQELPESQTMAGQEVLHEKESDQVEETTEWVPVDVKRLKSLFSGDPSQHQPKKKIHKNIYAGQNVSTECSSGVLSHVQENNASSECTDEAQEQARYPKVATQESYENFERQDHELGAHEAQLVEVVDGNEEICNLNTAIQSLQQATSEAKSLYQSSQEKQKAITQESSEELFPSVTADTVKRSRVEEEFSQENFTSARKTDYQHKNIKTSHKDATPEETHAPESCSNKGQEGAGGAQKQPLETPMVTTQSLETSPAQQEDEEVVFHGKIKAALESLERSNVNVTRGDFKAAMIYRNSSKPHREKAQHVDVVSIQRTSTEELFTVTETEASQISVKQEATGANPEPPHQNKTQSNPATRRVLEKSKKPTGPKPAIPPKPEHLKEKQSNNESTQNNTGQSKEMVPTLILSENNSEQDLTKFKSGTCITSDSVQGHQTNQPLGEAMWISQETKVRHGIQGDKKETDNIDKNIIVGQQQMNVKAEEKRTQDLAAKSDTSETDESHIDFHEAFEKFGGKKTKTAPVKPKRLKFPQPDNKNLKPVAGNKEMSVLAHVDPDVVEITSNQSCDTCGETADSQDKHEKEIKKQESKVEMREKKGRTETEDECRQRLSVHMDEIVRGNIPAAMEIFDNLRKQQELQSFLSRVEEIEKDTSEVDVRSLRRVFENVPDWVVGSDKKKQNKVRADNKDERLPVSRENAESKSSMAHVFGDLERASVEITTLKEQTLARILDVEEAIKKALYSVSTLKSDSDIAGLSRLFKESFGGVQGSPSSGGVNKISIGSSRTKSLKSATMQGNTTNSAGQDMSTDEASISAPSSPAFITIQSAARKTDKTDLAPPEALICPTCQQSQKLEETFRTTKTLICNNPAQNRNDPGKAEQSTSTPLSPRQLSVLEVQTDCDGNSITGTKTVTDKHEKTKRSGTKFYSSKTSTVVNSQPETVTSSTRQVVVSPSTIQVTTDPEVKLPVNQTDNLVPK is encoded by the coding sequence ATGTCAGAAGACTCAAGTGTCCAAGAAAGGAAAGAGGACTTACCATTACCTCCTTCAGCCAGACATCAACCAGAACTAGAAGAAATCTGTAGGACTAATTCTCCTCAACCTATTCCGCCCCAGCTTTCCAAAGAAATGTTATACCAACAGAGGCAGAAATGTGAGCTGAGGCGTCTCCTGAAGCACACCCATCCAGAGCTGAAGATGCTGGATGATGTTGTGGATGAAGAGCTTGCTGAAGTTTTGAGCTCAGAGAGGATGACAGCTGACGAAACTGGATACGAAGGAGAGGTCCTTTCGAAACGCTTGATATTTGAGAACTGTGGCTCGAGTAACAAAGTGTCTCACTACACCCCCAAGATTCACATGGCAGGGGGAAGTGAGAAACAATGTGATTTTAGTAAAACGCTGGCTGTTTTGGAGGAAACAAAAGAAACGCCTCGTGCAGAAAGTGCTAAAGAGGCTATGGAAGCTGTAAAATCTCTTGGTATTAGTCCAGACACTGACAGAGAGTGTGAGGATTTGACGGTCAGAATAGACGTTCAGGCTACCAGAAGAATATTTGAGAGTCAGTCTGTGAACATGTCTGGGCCGAATCTGGGTAAAACGTTCCAGGGAAAGGTTTCTATTAATGGGGATGAGACAAAGgaagtccaaaaacaaaaaaagctattTGAAATGGCTTGCAGTGAGAGTAtacaaagaacaaacaaaagcacaagcaaTGATTTAGAAATAGAGCCCCGTGAACAGCCATGTCCTCATGTCAGTCAAAGAACTGAACATGACTTCTCATGTAACGATGAGTTTTCCACTGAGGAAGCACTCTTTGAAGAGGAGTCTATAAGCTTATCCGATTtggaaaaaaatgatgaaattaTTAAAACAAGGGCAGCTCTTTTTCAAAACAACCCCTTTATCTCCGCCAACATACAGAGAGAGCCCTCCGTTGTGCATACATCAAAAACTCAAATCATAAGCGGTAGTGGTGCAAGTGAGGACAACACGACCACCAATGTTAAAAACAGAACCCATCTTTTTGAATCAATGCCATTTGACAAAATCAGACATCAGAACGAGGATGAAATTGAGACAATGGTGGAGAACATCAAGGAAACGCTGAATTTCCTGTACCAGATTAGAGTCATCCAATCGGTTGGCTCTATCATTGAGGTCAATGAGACAATGATTGCTAAAAAAGCTAAGTTTACACTATCAGAGAGTGGGCCTGAGATAAAACATGACGAGGTGGCTGAAGGCGGTGCGCAAAACTTCATACTCCAGTTGCTACCACGGGTAAACCTAAAAGCTCAGGTCACTTACCTAAAGGAGGACAGCAAAGGGGGTATCGAGACCATGGCGGTGACGGCGCCTGTTCAACAGCATCAGTTCAATGCGAACAAGGACACGGAGTTCAGAACTGCCAGTGTGGTTCAGCTTGTTGAGGATATTCTCAATCAAGATAACTCTTTGAGAAAAGGAGTGGTAATCCAAGAGGATGACAACAACTGTGCCAAAGTCATTGTTTACTCCCTCTACAAATACCATAATGAGAAGGATGTGAAGAGCTTCGTCCCTCCAAAATGTGCTGAATGTGATCAATCAGAGCTGGAAAGGGGTGACATGAGTAAAACAGGCcataaagaaataacaaaagtTGCTACTAAGTCAGTCAAAGGTGATCTACTTGAACTCTCTCAAGAACAAACATGCCCAGGATCAATAACACCTGAAGGGAAAGTAAAGGGGAGTGTAAAACTATTCAAAAGCTGCATTGAAAAGGGAGATTTTGAGTATTTAAAAAGTCTTCAGGCTGAGGAAGCAGTTCAAGAACTCCCTGAAAGCCAAACTATGGCTGGACAGGAAGTTCTTCATGAAAAGGAAAGTGATCAAGTGGAGGAAACTACTGAGTGGGTACCCGTGGATGTAAAGAGACTTAAAAGCCTGTTCTCTGGAGACCCGAGTCAACACCAACCAAAGAAAAAGATCCACAAAAATATATACGCAGGTCAAAATGTTTCTACAGAATGCAGTTCTGGGGTATTATCTCATGTGCAGGAAAATAATGCAAGCAGTGAATGTACTGATGAAGCACAAGAGCAAGCACGTTATCCCAAAGTTGCGACGCAGGAGTCCTATGAAAATTTTGAGAGACAAGATCACGAGCTTGGTGCCCACGAAGCTCAATTAGTCGAGGTGGTAGATGGGAACGAAGAGATCTGTAACCTCAATACTGCAATCCAAAGTCTCCAACAGGCCACAAGTGAGGCCAAGTCACTGTATCAGTcatcacaagaaaaacaaaaagctatTACTCAGGAATCATCTGAGGAACTCTTTCCCTCGGTTACAGCAGATACTGTGAAACGCTCAAGAGTAGAAGAAGAATTTTCTCAAGAAAACTTCACCTCAGCACGTAAAACAGATTACCAGCACAAAAATATTAAGACAAGCCACAAAGATGCTACTCCTGAGGAAACACACGCTCCTGAATCGTGCAGCAACAAAGGTCAGGAAGGTGCAGGGGGGGCGCAGAAACAACCTTTAGAAACTCCTATGGTCACTACACAAAGTTTGGAAACAAGTCCTGCACAACAGGAGGATGAGGAAGTTGTTTTTCACGGTAAAATTAAAGCAGCTTTGGAATCCTTAGAAAGATCTAACGTTAATGTCACAAGAGGAGATTTTAAAGCAGCTATGATATACAGAAACTCTTCAAAGCCTCACAGAGAAAAAGCACAACACGTGGATGTGGTGTCTATTCAAAGGACCAGTACTGAGGAGCTTTTCACTGTGACTGAAACTGAAGCAAGTCAAATATCAGTGAAACAAGAGGCAACTGGAGCAAATCCAGAGCCTCCacaccaaaacaaaacccagaGTAACCCAGCAACGAGACGTGTTttagagaaaagcaaaaagccTACTGGTCCAAAACCAGCCATTCCACCTAAACCAGAACATCTGAAGGAGAAACAAAGCAATAACGAGTCAACCCAAAATAATACTGGGCAATCTAAAGAAATGGTTCCAACACTGATTTTATCTGAGAATAATTCTGAGCAAGACCTGACTAAATTTAAAAGTGGCACATGCATAACATCTGATTCAGTTCAAGGTCATCAAACAAATCAGCCTTTGGGTGAGGCTATGTGGATATCTCAGGAAACTAAAGTCAGACATGGAATCCAAGGTGATAAGAAAGAAACTGATAACATAGATAAGAATATTATTGTTGGACAACAGCAGATGAATGTCAAGGCGGAGGAGAAAAGAACCCAGGATTTAGCAGCCAAAAGTGATACGAGTGAAACAGATGAAAGTCACATAGATTTCCATGAAGCATTTGAGAAATTTGGAGGTAAAAAGACAAAGACTGCCCCTGTAAAGCCCAAAAGACTGAAATTCCCCCAACCAGACAACAAAAACCTAAAACCAGTGGCTGGAAATAAAGAAATGTCTGTTCTTGCACATGTGGATCCAGATGTGGTAGAAATTACAAGCAATCAATCATGTGACACCTGTGGAGAAACCGCTGACAGCCAAGACAAGCATGAGAAAGAGATCAAGAAGCAAGAAAGCAAAGTCGAGATGAGGGAAAAGAAAGGGCGAACTGAGACTGAGGACGAGTGCCGACAGCGACTGTCAGTTCACATGGATGAGATCGTGAGAGGGAACATACCAGCAGCAATGGAAATATTTGACAACTTACGAAAACAGCAGGAACTGCAGAGCTTTCTGAGCCGAGTTGAAGAAATTGAAAAAGACACAAGTGAGGTTGATGTAAGGTCTCTGAGGAGAGTATTTGAGAACGTCCCCGATTGGGTTGTCGGCtctgacaaaaagaaacaaaacaaggtCAGAGCTGACAACAAAGACGAAAGGTTGCCAGTATCAAGAGAAAACGCTGAAAGCAAGTCATCGATGGCACACGTTTTTGGAGATCTTGAGCGAGCGAGTGTGGAAATCACGACTCTTAAAGAGCAGACTTTAGCCAGAATCCTCGATGTAGAGGAAGCCATAAAGAAGGCACTTTATTCCGTCTCTACACTGAAATCTGACTCAGATATTGCTGGTTTATCACGTCTGTTCAAAGAATCTTTTGGGGGTGTACAAGGATCCCCATCCTCTGGCGGTGTTAATAAAATTAGCATTGGGTCAAGCAGAACAAAGTCACTGAAAAGTGCTACCATGCAGGGAAACACAACTAATTCAGCTGGGCAAGATATGAGCACTGATGAAGCCTCCATCAGTGCTCCATCTTCACCTGCGTTTATCACTATCCAATCAGCAGCTAGAAAGACAGATAAAACTGACCTGGCACCACCAGAAGCTTTGATCTGCCCGACATGCCAGCAGAGCCAAAAGCTGGAGGAGACTTTTCGGACGACAAAGACACTGATCTGCAACAACCCTGCTCAAAACAGAAATGACCCAGGAAAAGCAGAACAATCCACCTCCACCCCACTCAGTCCTCGACAGCTCAGCGTGCTCGAGGTTCAGACAGACTGTGATGGGAACAGTATCACAGGAACAAAAACAGTCACCGACAAACATGAGAAGACCAAACGATCTGGGACAAAGTTTTACTCTTCCAAGACTTCCACTGTGGTCAACTCTCAGCCAGAAACAGTGACATCATCCACAAGGCAGGTCGTAGTCAGTCCATCTACAATTCAGGTCACCACAGACCCAGAAGTGAAGCTGCCAGTCAATCAGACTGATAACTTGGTGCCCAAATAG